The proteins below are encoded in one region of Avibacterium volantium:
- a CDS encoding DsbE family thiol:disulfide interchange protein, which yields MNRKIIVFLPLFLIIGVCGLLLLGLHNDPKKIASALIGKPVPEFYQSDLLEPEINVSNASLPKEIYLINVWGSWCAYCKQEHAFLMHLQQQGVPIVGLNYRDKRQNALLMLQEMGNPFHQVIDDSKGLFAMKLGVDGAPETYLVDANGIIRYRYSGPLDQQIWQQEFLPLLQKLAKNAPHLALQETAKQETAKQEGKE from the coding sequence ATGAATAGAAAAATCATTGTGTTTCTACCCTTATTCTTGATCATTGGCGTGTGTGGTCTTTTGTTGCTAGGACTGCATAATGATCCGAAAAAAATAGCGTCCGCGTTAATTGGCAAGCCCGTGCCTGAATTTTATCAAAGCGATCTGCTTGAACCTGAAATCAATGTGAGCAACGCATCTTTGCCGAAAGAAATTTATCTCATTAATGTATGGGGCAGTTGGTGTGCCTATTGCAAGCAAGAACACGCCTTTTTGATGCACTTGCAACAACAGGGCGTGCCGATTGTGGGGCTAAATTATCGAGATAAACGGCAAAATGCCTTGCTAATGTTGCAGGAAATGGGCAATCCTTTTCATCAGGTGATTGATGATAGCAAAGGCTTATTCGCAATGAAATTGGGTGTAGACGGCGCGCCAGAAACCTATTTGGTTGATGCCAATGGCATTATTCGTTATCGCTACTCAGGGCCGTTGGATCAGCAAATTTGGCAACAAGAATTTCTGCCCTTATTGCAAAAATTAGCAAAAAATGCACCGCACTTAGCGTTGCAAGAAACAGCTAAGCAAGAAACGGCTAAACAGGAAGGAAAAGAATGA
- a CDS encoding NAD(P)/FAD-dependent oxidoreductase yields the protein MTPYFSDTLIIGAGAAGLFCAGQLGKQGKQVTVLDSGKKAGRKILMAGGGFCNFTNLEITPQHYLSHNPHFVKSALARFTQWDFIALVAEYGIAYHEKELGQLFCDESAQQIVDLLLAECAKYQVNIQLRQHIEQVSALENGGFAVQANGQTWHCHQLVVATGGLSMPALGASSLGYQIAEQFGLGMIPPRASLVPFRWRETEQFYTALAGVSLPVRVSAENGQSFFNQLLFTHRGISGPAILQISNYWQPNEWVEVDLLPNQSIGDYLQELRQTSPKLQLKTALSRILPTKLVELWQEREMIPAETLANLSKVRLENLENFIHHWQIFPNGTEGYRTAEVTMGGVDTHEISSKTMESSKVKGLYFIGEVLDVTGWLGGYNFQWAWSSAYACANHIASL from the coding sequence ATGACACCTTATTTTTCTGATACGCTGATTATTGGTGCAGGAGCAGCAGGGCTGTTTTGTGCAGGTCAGCTTGGCAAGCAAGGCAAACAGGTAACGGTTTTAGATAGCGGTAAAAAAGCGGGACGGAAGATTTTGATGGCGGGCGGTGGCTTTTGTAATTTCACTAATTTAGAGATTACGCCACAGCATTATCTTTCGCACAATCCTCATTTTGTGAAATCTGCTTTAGCACGTTTTACCCAATGGGATTTTATCGCATTAGTGGCGGAATATGGCATTGCTTATCACGAAAAAGAACTTGGACAACTATTTTGTGATGAAAGCGCGCAACAGATTGTGGATTTATTGCTTGCGGAATGTGCGAAATATCAGGTTAATATTCAGTTACGCCAGCACATAGAGCAAGTTTCCGCCTTGGAAAATGGTGGTTTTGCCGTGCAAGCGAATGGACAAACTTGGCATTGTCATCAGCTTGTGGTGGCAACGGGTGGGCTTTCAATGCCCGCTTTAGGTGCTTCTTCTTTGGGCTATCAAATTGCGGAACAGTTTGGCTTGGGCATGATCCCACCGCGTGCGTCCCTTGTGCCATTCCGTTGGCGAGAAACAGAGCAATTTTACACCGCACTTGCTGGCGTTTCTTTGCCTGTGCGTGTGAGCGCTGAAAATGGGCAGTCTTTCTTCAATCAATTATTGTTTACCCACCGCGGTATTTCTGGGCCAGCGATCTTACAAATTTCTAATTATTGGCAACCTAATGAGTGGGTGGAAGTGGATTTATTACCAAATCAATCCATTGGCGATTATTTGCAAGAACTACGCCAAACTTCGCCGAAATTGCAGCTAAAAACCGCATTATCACGCATTCTGCCAACGAAATTAGTGGAGCTTTGGCAAGAGCGTGAAATGATTCCAGCGGAAACCTTGGCGAATTTAAGTAAAGTGCGGTTGGAAAATTTAGAAAATTTCATTCATCATTGGCAAATTTTCCCTAATGGCACGGAGGGGTATCGTACCGCAGAAGTAACAATGGGCGGTGTGGATACGCACGAAATTTCGTCAAAAACAATGGAAAGTAGCAAAGTCAAAGGGCTGTATTTTATTGGTGAAGTGCTAGATGTAACCGGCTGGCTCGGTGGTTATAACTTCCAATGGGCGTGGAGTTCCGCTTATGCCTGCGCAAATCATATTGCCAGTTTATAG
- the nrfB gene encoding cytochrome c nitrite reductase pentaheme subunit codes for MNVVLKKMVKLTALLGAMILALPTQANTENSELSYQPTLENQRNPNEYCAKCHKLEATDEQSGGDLHFGKFHGTHLSKTNPSTGKPITCVSCHGNISENHRRGAKDVMRFESDIFSDKKPMFSVQEQNQVCFSCHRPEKLREKLWAHDVHAMKLPCAACHTLHPEKDAMKGIEKKQRVKLCVDCHGEQQKRKALKDLDPTSEQKDNK; via the coding sequence ATGAACGTTGTATTAAAGAAAATGGTAAAGCTTACCGCCTTATTAGGGGCGATGATCTTGGCTTTGCCTACACAAGCTAATACAGAAAACTCTGAATTAAGCTATCAACCTACGTTAGAAAATCAGCGTAATCCAAATGAATACTGTGCGAAATGCCACAAATTAGAAGCCACTGATGAACAATCTGGCGGTGATTTACATTTTGGTAAATTCCACGGTACGCACTTATCGAAAACCAATCCAAGCACAGGCAAACCCATTACTTGTGTGAGCTGCCACGGTAATATTTCGGAAAATCACCGCCGTGGTGCAAAAGATGTAATGCGTTTTGAAAGCGATATTTTCTCGGATAAAAAACCAATGTTCTCAGTGCAAGAGCAAAATCAAGTTTGTTTCTCTTGCCACCGTCCTGAAAAATTACGCGAGAAACTTTGGGCGCACGATGTTCACGCAATGAAATTGCCTTGTGCTGCGTGCCATACCTTGCACCCAGAAAAAGACGCAATGAAAGGCATTGAGAAAAAACAACGCGTTAAACTTTGCGTGGATTGTCACGGAGAACAACAAAAACGCAAAGCCTTAAAAGATCTTGACCCGACCAGCGAACAAAAGGATAACAAATGA
- the nrfA gene encoding ammonia-forming nitrite reductase cytochrome c552 subunit, with protein sequence MNIFRKTLASLAIAGLTLVSAQPLMAADNSVAEKRAPTREELAKPNPDLKIQAISEQFAEKYPKQYNSWAATAESTEIVPAIEVDPRMIVMWGGYAFSKEYNKPRGHFYTVTDVRNILRTGAPFDANSGPQPMACWTCKGPDVPRLIAEWGEEEYFNGKWAKGGAEVANSIGCADCHDTTSKDFAEGKPALRIARPHVLRALDAIGKDFAHLDKTDKRGAICANCHVEYYFDKKVVNNVVFPWMKGVDVDSMEQYYDNIEFYDWIHSISKTPMLKAQHPDYETWLQGTHGKNGVTCVDCHMPKVQGADGKVYTDHKIGNPLDSFENTCANCHDQSKETLTKVVAGHKKDIKDVMIKLEDQIVKAHFEAKAAWDAGATEEEMKPALQAIRHAQWRWDYSAAGHGGHIHAPDIILKTIATGLDRIADARTKLAIILTKHGVKQPINYPDISTADKAWKAMGIDIEKERAAKAKFLKEVVPQWNKEALEKGLMEKAPPAK encoded by the coding sequence GTGAACATTTTCAGAAAAACTTTAGCTTCTCTGGCAATTGCTGGATTGACTTTAGTGTCTGCGCAACCTTTGATGGCGGCAGATAATAGTGTAGCAGAAAAGCGAGCTCCAACTCGTGAGGAATTAGCAAAACCAAATCCTGATTTGAAAATTCAAGCGATCAGTGAACAATTTGCTGAAAAATATCCAAAACAATATAACAGTTGGGCTGCAACCGCAGAATCTACGGAAATTGTTCCGGCAATTGAAGTTGATCCTAGAATGATCGTAATGTGGGGCGGCTATGCGTTCTCAAAAGAATATAACAAACCGCGTGGCCACTTTTATACTGTAACTGACGTGCGCAATATCTTGCGTACAGGTGCGCCATTTGATGCTAACAGCGGCCCACAACCAATGGCGTGTTGGACGTGTAAAGGCCCCGATGTACCACGTTTGATTGCTGAATGGGGTGAAGAAGAATACTTCAACGGCAAATGGGCAAAAGGTGGGGCTGAAGTGGCAAATTCTATCGGCTGTGCTGATTGTCACGACACCACATCAAAAGATTTTGCAGAAGGTAAACCTGCTTTACGTATTGCTCGTCCGCACGTTTTACGCGCCTTAGATGCGATCGGAAAAGACTTCGCTCATTTAGATAAAACAGACAAACGTGGCGCAATTTGTGCTAACTGTCACGTTGAATATTACTTTGATAAAAAAGTGGTAAACAATGTGGTATTCCCTTGGATGAAAGGGGTAGATGTGGATAGTATGGAACAATACTATGACAATATCGAATTCTACGATTGGATTCACTCTATCTCTAAAACACCAATGTTAAAAGCACAGCACCCAGACTATGAAACTTGGTTACAAGGTACACACGGCAAAAATGGCGTAACCTGTGTGGATTGTCATATGCCAAAAGTACAAGGGGCTGATGGCAAAGTTTACACAGACCACAAAATTGGTAATCCGCTTGATTCTTTTGAAAACACCTGTGCAAACTGCCACGATCAAAGTAAAGAAACTTTAACCAAAGTGGTAGCAGGTCATAAAAAAGACATCAAAGATGTGATGATTAAACTTGAAGACCAAATCGTGAAAGCGCACTTTGAAGCGAAAGCGGCTTGGGACGCAGGTGCCACAGAAGAAGAAATGAAACCAGCATTACAAGCTATCCGTCACGCACAATGGCGTTGGGATTATTCTGCTGCAGGCCACGGTGGTCATATTCACGCACCAGATATTATCTTAAAAACCATCGCAACAGGCTTAGATCGTATTGCTGACGCGCGTACTAAATTAGCCATTATTCTCACCAAACACGGAGTGAAACAGCCAATCAATTACCCAGATATTTCAACTGCGGATAAAGCGTGGAAAGCAATGGGCATTGATATTGAAAAAGAACGTGCAGCGAAAGCGAAATTCCTCAAAGAAGTTGTTCCACAATGGAATAAAGAAGCGTTAGAAAAAGGCTTAATGGAGAAAGCTCCACCAGCAAAATAA
- the nrfD gene encoding cytochrome c nitrite reductase subunit NrfD: MNSPFHFPSLVWDGPIAIYLFLLGISAGATMLAVLLKRAGLAGERPEENNILKVNALLAPISITIGLLLLIFHLTKPWTFWYLMFNYHHTSIMSAGVMLFQVYMLFLVLWLAIIFKSLVLSLVKRFVPKLANLAEKIIDIAAKFTNAIEIITLLLSVALGAYTGFLLSALVSYPMLNNPVLPVLFLASGTSSGIAALIFFTILCTKESTHSKGLAFLHKFEQPVVLIEAFLLFAFFFGLYLGGGQKTVAFHTALSGGFWANVFWIGVVGIGIVLPLLLNAVAGEKLKHQKGFMLIVAGLGLIGVLCLRYFILYAGQMTLA, from the coding sequence ATGAACAGTCCATTTCATTTCCCATCTTTAGTATGGGACGGGCCGATTGCGATTTATCTCTTTTTATTAGGGATTTCCGCAGGGGCAACAATGCTTGCGGTATTGTTAAAACGTGCAGGATTAGCAGGGGAACGCCCGGAAGAAAACAATATCTTAAAGGTTAATGCCTTGCTCGCACCGATTAGCATTACCATTGGCTTATTGTTATTGATTTTCCACTTAACCAAACCTTGGACATTCTGGTACTTAATGTTCAATTATCACCACACTTCAATTATGTCTGCAGGGGTGATGTTGTTCCAAGTGTATATGTTGTTCTTGGTATTATGGTTAGCGATTATCTTCAAATCACTGGTGTTGAGCCTTGTGAAACGCTTTGTGCCGAAACTTGCGAATCTTGCAGAGAAAATCATTGATATTGCAGCTAAATTTACTAACGCCATTGAGATTATTACTTTATTGCTTAGTGTGGCACTAGGGGCATATACTGGTTTCCTACTTTCTGCATTAGTGAGCTATCCAATGCTAAATAACCCTGTCTTGCCGGTGTTATTCTTGGCATCAGGTACGTCATCGGGCATTGCGGCATTGATTTTCTTCACCATTTTATGCACCAAAGAAAGCACTCATTCCAAAGGCTTGGCGTTCTTGCATAAATTTGAACAGCCAGTGGTATTGATTGAAGCCTTCTTATTGTTCGCTTTCTTCTTTGGTTTATACCTTGGTGGCGGACAAAAAACCGTGGCATTTCACACCGCACTTTCGGGGGGCTTCTGGGCGAATGTCTTCTGGATCGGCGTGGTAGGCATTGGGATTGTGTTACCCCTCTTACTCAACGCTGTTGCAGGTGAGAAGCTCAAACACCAAAAAGGCTTTATGCTGATTGTGGCAGGATTGGGCTTAATCGGGGTACTTTGCTTGCGTTACTTCATTTTATACGCAGGGCAAATGACTTTGGCCTAA
- the nrfC gene encoding cytochrome c nitrite reductase Fe-S protein has translation MTTCSRRNFVSGMGALILMTGTTIKSVAQDKAEEKPIRYAMLHDETACIGCTACMDACRETNQVPEGVSRLEIIRSEPYGEFPDVKYEFFRHSCQHCTNAPCVAVCPTGASYIDASTGIVDVNKDLCVGCQYCIAVCPYRVRFIHPVYKSADKCNFCRDTNLAKGKQPACVEACPTKALTFGDTNDPQSEISLKLKEKQTYRTKVELGTDPNLYHVPARAGEIRR, from the coding sequence ATGACAACTTGCTCACGCCGTAATTTTGTTTCTGGAATGGGCGCTTTGATCCTAATGACAGGAACAACAATTAAGTCAGTAGCACAAGATAAGGCAGAAGAAAAGCCAATTCGTTATGCAATGTTGCACGATGAAACCGCTTGTATTGGTTGTACCGCTTGTATGGACGCGTGTCGTGAAACCAACCAAGTGCCAGAAGGCGTTTCACGTTTAGAAATTATTCGTAGCGAACCTTATGGCGAATTTCCTGACGTGAAATATGAGTTTTTCCGTCATTCGTGCCAGCATTGTACCAATGCACCTTGTGTTGCTGTGTGTCCAACAGGGGCTTCATATATTGACGCTTCCACTGGTATTGTTGATGTCAACAAAGATCTCTGTGTTGGCTGCCAATACTGTATTGCCGTATGTCCATATCGCGTGCGCTTTATTCACCCGGTGTATAAATCCGCCGATAAATGTAATTTCTGTCGCGATACGAATTTGGCAAAAGGCAAACAACCCGCTTGTGTAGAAGCTTGCCCAACCAAAGCTCTAACCTTTGGTGATACCAATGATCCGCAAAGTGAAATTTCTTTGAAACTGAAAGAAAAACAAACGTATCGTACAAAAGTTGAATTAGGTACAGATCCAAATCTTTACCACGTTCCAGCTAGAGCAGGGGAGATCAGACGATGA
- the nrfF gene encoding heme lyase NrfEFG subunit NrfF, giving the protein MKKWWLAVMTFFAISQLAQAEMVDTFEFSNPAERTRAVALAKSLRCPQCQNQNLVESNSPIAYDLRIEVYKMVEAGSSNEQIIDVMTNRFGDFVRYNPPVKSTTLLLWGLPFFLLLLGALAMWRMLRVKPKPQNSALSAEQQQALNSLLAKTDKSE; this is encoded by the coding sequence ATGAAAAAGTGGTGGTTAGCGGTAATGACATTTTTCGCAATCAGTCAGCTGGCTCAGGCAGAAATGGTGGATACCTTTGAATTTAGCAATCCTGCCGAGCGTACCCGAGCCGTAGCCTTGGCGAAATCCCTGCGTTGCCCACAATGTCAAAATCAAAACTTGGTGGAATCCAATTCGCCTATTGCTTATGATCTGCGTATTGAAGTATATAAAATGGTGGAAGCAGGCAGCAGTAACGAGCAAATCATTGACGTGATGACGAACCGCTTCGGTGATTTCGTGCGTTATAATCCGCCAGTGAAATCCACCACCCTGTTATTGTGGGGCTTGCCTTTCTTCTTGCTATTGCTTGGGGCGCTAGCAATGTGGCGAATGTTGCGCGTGAAGCCAAAGCCGCAAAATTCAGCGCTCAGCGCAGAGCAACAACAAGCATTAAACAGTTTATTAGCCAAAACGGATAAATCAGAATGA
- the nrfE gene encoding heme lyase NrfEFG subunit NrfE, with product MIPELAFLALLFALVSALLLAIVPHIGIKQGNPRLITSAWNLSYLFGIFTTLSLLGLAYCFATDDFSVQYVAAHSNSALPRFFKIAATWGGHEGSMLFWLFSLGLWTMAFAFFSRKIDPIIASRTLSILGLLCFGFALFIVFFSNPFERLFPSPLEGRDLNPMLQDVGLIFHPPLLYFGYVGFAVNFALTLAALFSGHFDAALARWTRPWVLVSWFFLTLGIMLGAWWAYYELGWGGWWFWDPVENASLMPWLLGLGLLHSLSVSEQRGVFHYWTILFSLFAFAFSLLGTFIVRSGVLTSVHAFAMDGERGMALLMLFFLLTTCSLTLFALKVNVRPSENSAVHFSFFSKESLMLIANILVAVATASVFLGTFYPMLFSTMGWGSISVGAPYFNTIFLPLIVLALLAMIFVVSAFWKKIHRTLLRRNILLLIPACGLAYAMIAFTIQNDETLHFQTLPFALISLAFWLLGVTLWGALRSLSLKRWAMVIAHCGLALTVIGATMSSYFASEIGVRLSPNQSQMLNDYAFHYLGFRNELGPNYTSEVAQFEITKNGEKITALYPERRYYEVRTMNMSEVGLYWNLLGDIYIVMGDKLGAGEFSFRLHYKPFIRWLWIGATLMAFGALLSAFALRTRRAKDE from the coding sequence ATGATCCCAGAACTTGCTTTTCTTGCTTTACTTTTTGCTCTTGTTTCCGCATTGCTGTTGGCGATTGTGCCGCATATTGGGATTAAACAAGGTAATCCACGTCTAATTACATCGGCGTGGAATTTGAGTTATCTGTTTGGGATTTTTACCACCCTTTCCTTGCTTGGGCTAGCTTATTGCTTTGCGACTGATGATTTTTCCGTGCAATATGTGGCGGCGCATTCCAATTCTGCCTTACCACGATTTTTCAAAATTGCTGCCACTTGGGGCGGACACGAAGGTTCAATGCTGTTTTGGCTATTTTCGTTGGGATTATGGACAATGGCTTTTGCCTTTTTTAGCCGTAAAATCGACCCTATTATTGCTAGCCGAACGCTGTCTATTTTAGGCTTGCTGTGTTTTGGTTTTGCGCTGTTTATCGTATTTTTCTCCAATCCTTTTGAGCGTTTATTTCCTAGCCCCTTGGAAGGGCGAGATCTCAATCCAATGCTGCAAGATGTCGGGCTGATTTTTCACCCGCCCCTACTTTATTTCGGCTATGTGGGCTTTGCGGTGAATTTTGCTCTCACCCTCGCCGCCCTGTTCAGCGGACATTTTGATGCCGCGCTGGCTCGCTGGACACGTCCTTGGGTGCTGGTTTCTTGGTTCTTTTTAACCTTAGGCATAATGCTCGGCGCGTGGTGGGCATATTACGAGCTTGGCTGGGGCGGCTGGTGGTTCTGGGATCCAGTTGAAAACGCTTCATTAATGCCATGGTTGCTTGGGTTGGGGCTATTGCATAGTTTATCCGTAAGCGAACAACGTGGCGTTTTCCATTATTGGACGATTTTATTTTCCCTGTTTGCCTTTGCATTCAGTTTATTAGGTACGTTTATTGTGCGTTCGGGCGTGCTAACTTCTGTACACGCTTTTGCTATGGACGGAGAGCGGGGAATGGCCTTGTTAATGCTCTTTTTCTTGCTCACAACTTGCTCGCTCACCTTATTTGCGTTGAAAGTGAATGTACGCCCAAGTGAAAATAGTGCGGTGCATTTTTCCTTTTTTTCTAAAGAAAGCCTAATGCTCATTGCCAATATTTTGGTGGCGGTCGCCACGGCAAGCGTATTTTTAGGCACATTCTATCCAATGTTATTTAGCACAATGGGCTGGGGTTCGATTTCTGTCGGTGCGCCTTACTTTAACACCATTTTCTTGCCTCTTATTGTGCTGGCATTGCTGGCGATGATTTTTGTCGTCAGTGCATTTTGGAAAAAAATCCACCGCACTTTGTTGCGCCGCAATATCTTATTGCTGATTCCTGCCTGTGGGCTTGCTTATGCAATGATCGCATTCACCATTCAAAATGATGAAACCTTACATTTTCAGACCTTGCCTTTTGCGTTAATTAGCTTGGCGTTTTGGTTGCTTGGCGTTACCCTTTGGGGGGCGTTGCGATCCCTTTCCTTAAAGCGTTGGGCAATGGTGATCGCCCATTGTGGGTTAGCACTTACGGTGATTGGCGCAACAATGTCGAGCTATTTTGCCAGTGAAATTGGCGTGCGTTTATCGCCTAACCAAAGCCAAATGCTCAACGACTATGCGTTTCACTACCTTGGTTTTCGTAATGAACTCGGGCCGAATTACACCAGTGAAGTGGCGCAATTTGAGATAACAAAAAACGGCGAAAAAATCACCGCACTTTATCCTGAACGCCGTTATTACGAAGTGCGCACGATGAATATGTCGGAAGTGGGGCTATATTGGAACTTGCTTGGCGATATTTATATTGTGATGGGGGATAAACTTGGCGCGGGCGAATTTTCGTTCCGTCTGCATTACAAGCCTTTTATTCGCTGGCTATGGATTGGTGCAACCTTAATGGCGTTTGGTGCATTATTGAGCGCCTTTGCCTTACGCACAAGGAGAGCGAAAGATGAATAG
- the rhlB gene encoding ATP-dependent RNA helicase RhlB, with protein sequence MQNDHLTQQRFADLPLNPSVLQCLEKNGFEYCTPIQALSLPITLAGRDVAGQAQTGTGKTMAFLTATFHHLLSENSQHNATQPRALILAPTRELAVQISNDGAALSQATGLKMGLAYGGDGYDKQLKVIEQGIDILIGTTGRVIDYVKQGIIRLTDIEVVVLDEADRMFDLGFIKDIRYLLRKCPPPAERLTMLFSATLSYKVRELAFEDMNDPKYVEVEPLQKTGHRIKEELFYPSNQDKMALLMTLLEEEWPERCIIFANTKHRCEEIWGYLAADGHRVGLLTGDVAQKKRLALLQQFTEGKLDILAATDVAARGLHIPDVTHVFNYDLPDDREDYVHRIGRTGRAGESGVSISFACEEYAMNLPAIEEYIGHSIPVSQYDPQALLSDLPKPYRKRTGQSHYQNNKRNFKKRY encoded by the coding sequence ATGCAAAATGATCATTTAACTCAGCAACGTTTTGCTGATTTACCGCTAAATCCAAGCGTATTACAGTGTTTAGAAAAAAACGGTTTTGAATACTGCACACCAATCCAAGCCCTTTCTTTGCCTATCACCCTTGCAGGGCGTGATGTAGCAGGGCAAGCGCAAACAGGCACAGGCAAAACAATGGCCTTTCTCACCGCCACCTTTCATCATTTATTAAGCGAAAATTCGCAGCATAATGCCACGCAACCGCGTGCGTTAATCTTAGCGCCCACGCGCGAGCTTGCCGTGCAAATTAGCAATGATGGCGCGGCGCTCTCACAAGCCACTGGGCTAAAAATGGGGCTAGCGTATGGGGGCGATGGCTACGATAAACAGCTTAAAGTGATTGAGCAAGGCATTGATATTTTAATCGGCACAACAGGACGCGTGATTGATTACGTCAAACAAGGCATTATTCGCTTAACGGATATTGAAGTGGTGGTGCTAGATGAAGCAGATCGAATGTTCGATCTAGGCTTTATCAAGGATATTCGCTACTTACTGCGAAAATGTCCGCCCCCTGCTGAACGCTTAACAATGCTCTTTTCCGCGACTCTTTCTTATAAAGTGCGTGAGCTTGCCTTTGAAGATATGAATGATCCAAAGTATGTGGAAGTTGAGCCGCTGCAAAAAACAGGCCACCGCATTAAAGAAGAACTGTTTTATCCGTCTAACCAAGACAAAATGGCGTTATTAATGACATTGTTGGAAGAAGAATGGCCTGAGCGTTGCATTATTTTCGCGAACACCAAACATCGCTGCGAAGAAATTTGGGGCTATTTAGCCGCTGATGGGCATCGTGTGGGGCTACTCACAGGCGATGTGGCACAGAAAAAACGCCTTGCCTTATTGCAACAATTCACTGAAGGCAAATTAGATATTTTAGCGGCCACCGATGTTGCTGCGCGTGGCTTGCATATTCCTGATGTTACGCACGTTTTCAACTATGATTTGCCTGATGATCGCGAAGATTATGTGCATCGCATTGGCCGCACAGGGCGCGCAGGCGAAAGTGGCGTTTCCATTAGTTTTGCTTGTGAAGAATATGCAATGAATTTACCTGCCATTGAAGAATATATTGGCCACTCCATTCCAGTGAGCCAATATGATCCGCAAGCGCTACTCAGTGATTTGCCAAAACCTTACCGCAAACGCACTGGACAAAGCCATTATCAAAATAATAAACGCAATTTTAAAAAGCGTTATTAA
- a CDS encoding tetratricopeptide repeat protein: MTFFIGVILLLLISLGLWLPLGRGINWQKNYRQQQNIALYQQQTKGQLDPELAQEFAQRLLDDEKQLEKQPHFAMVSTLKSRPYFMALSLLLIALPMGYYFSLDRFSAEQQHQQQLQAKQTITTQSTDPFAESFDGQSAGQKNETYAEKIEQRLRQNPNNSEAWIELGQAYMQNNEFDNALVAYSYADRLTGGKPAILGLAANALYQKAGQKITPQVQAMLDQALSQDPKEASSLSLLAGEAFVQTDYPKAIALWQKVLDSEKSGIDRRTIIQSMQMAEMLQNAKKGAAQ, from the coding sequence ATGACTTTTTTCATCGGCGTAATCCTTTTACTCTTGATTAGCCTTGGGCTTTGGTTGCCTTTAGGACGTGGAATAAATTGGCAGAAAAATTATCGCCAACAGCAAAATATCGCCCTTTATCAGCAACAAACGAAAGGTCAGCTTGATCCAGAATTAGCGCAGGAATTTGCCCAACGTTTACTTGATGATGAAAAACAGCTTGAAAAACAACCGCACTTTGCGATGGTGTCAACATTGAAAAGCCGCCCTTATTTTATGGCATTGAGCCTATTATTGATTGCGTTGCCTATGGGATATTATTTTTCCCTTGATCGCTTTTCTGCTGAACAGCAACATCAGCAGCAACTTCAAGCAAAACAAACGATTACAACGCAATCTACCGATCCCTTTGCGGAATCATTTGATGGGCAAAGTGCGGGGCAAAAAAATGAAACTTATGCGGAAAAAATTGAGCAACGTTTGCGCCAAAATCCCAACAATAGTGAGGCTTGGATCGAGTTAGGGCAGGCTTATATGCAAAATAATGAGTTTGATAATGCCTTGGTCGCCTATTCTTATGCCGATCGCTTAACAGGCGGAAAACCTGCAATTTTAGGCTTGGCGGCAAATGCGTTGTATCAAAAAGCAGGGCAAAAAATCACTCCACAGGTGCAAGCAATGCTTGATCAAGCGCTCTCGCAAGATCCGAAAGAAGCATCGAGTTTATCGCTGTTAGCTGGAGAAGCCTTTGTACAAACGGATTATCCCAAAGCCATTGCCCTTTGGCAAAAGGTGCTAGATTCTGAGAAATCAGGGATCGATCGGCGTACCATTATTCAAAGTATGCAAATGGCAGAAATGCTACAAAACGCCAAAAAAGGAGCCGCGCAATGA